The Halobacillus ihumii genomic sequence ATATTTCCTGAACGTCTGTAAATAATCCACCAGGGTTTCCACGAACATCAATCACTAAGCCTTCTATTCCATCGTTTTCCAATTTCGTCAGAGCTTTTTTAAAATCCTCTGCCGTTTTCTCTGAAAATGAAGTAATTTCAATGATGCCTGCTTTTTTACCCTCCACGGTTTTCGTATCTGTATAAACAGTTTCCAACGGGATTTTATCACGAACGATATCAACCGTTAAAGGTTCACTAACTCCTGGACGATCAACTTTCAAGGTGACCTCAGAGCCTTTTTCACCGCGAATTTTTAACACGGCTTCATATAAATCCAACCCCTTTAAGCTTTCGCCATCAACTTTCAGAATTTGGTCATTCGGTTTTAACCCTGCTTCTTCAGCAGGAGAGCCCTTGATCGGAGCCACAACCGTTACTGTATCATTTACCATACTTACTTCCGCACCTATTCCCTGGAAGGAAGATTCAATCGTTTGGTTAAATTGCTCCATCGTTTTCTTATCCATATATACACTGTATGGATCTTCTAATGTATCAAGCATCCCCTGAATAGCACCTTCAACCAGCTGTTGCTGATCGACATCTTTCAATGCATTATTCTTAATAATATCGAAGGCTTGATCAACTTTCTTCAGATTAGGATCGCCTTCTGCGGAGGTGCCTCCTAAATTTTCCGCCTTTTGACTCGCATTTGCCAGTCGTTCAGCAGGTGTTTCGGTATCCGCTCCCAAATACTGCATCCCAATATATGTGCCGCCAGCTCCGAGCAGAACTGCAAGGACCACAATGATTGCAGCATAACGCGTTTTTATATTCATCGCCTTCACCCTTCTGTGAATAGTTTTCTATGGATGACTCTATCCTAGCAAACAAGGCACCACACCGTAAATGTGCGATGCCTGTACTACTTATGATATGCCGTTTCTCTTAAAGGCATGTGCAAGCGTTTTTCTTTTATTATATCTAATTCCAACAAAATGCCTGCAATTGCAATTAACTAAATAATACCACATATACAGCCGCAACTATAACTAAAACATTAAAAAGCATACTTCTGACATAGCTGGAATGGCTTCAGCTGATCAGTTAGGAAAGATAGAAACCTTGTCATACGCTGACCATAATTTTTCTAAAGAATATGAATGAGTCCTTCTACATTACGCACCATAAAGGTAAAATTGTAAATAAGGAGCTCACCCTATTATGATATTTTTCATTAAAATACTTACCTTATACTTAGTCACCATCGCCATCATGAGAATCATGGGAAAATCGACGATTGTACAAATGACTCCCTATGACCTAGTGGCGATCATTATTATTGGTACACTCGCTTCAGAACCTCTTATCAGCACAAAGTTCATTCCAACCATTATCGCGCTTGGAATTCTCGTGTTATTACACGTCCTTTTTTCACTACTAACGCTCAATCAAATTGGGAATACCTTATTCTTAGGACAGCCCACCCTCTTAATTAAAAAAGGCGAAATTCTGGAAGATAACTTAGAAAAAGCCCACCTTTCCGTAGGTCAGCTGCTGTCTATTCTTAGAAGTAAGGGATATCCGAAAGTAAATGATGTCGAATACGCTTTACTAGAGCCAATTGGTGAGCTGAGTGTTATTCCTACCGCAGCTAATACTCCAGTAACCGTGGAGCATATGAATATTACCATTCAGGATGAAGGACTGCCCATTGCCGTGATCGTGGACGGCAAAATTCAAAAACATAATTTAACTTTATTAGATCTAGATAAAGACTGGCTGAATAAAGAATTAGAACATCAGGATGCAGTACCAAAAGATATTATCTATGCCTATGTTAATGAAAAAACAAAGCGTCTCATGATCAATAAGCGAAAGTCTAAGTAACGTTCAGTTTTTTCACTTGCACTCACAATAACCCTCCCTTAAGGTTAAAGAAACGACTAAACGGGAGGGATTTGCATGTGGAAACAAACCAGATTAACGGAGTTGTTAAGTCTAGAACTTCCTATTATACAAGCAGGAATGGCAGGAGGAATTACCACGCCAGAGCTGATTGCTGAGGTCTCAAATACCGGGGGCTTAGGATCTTTAGGGGCAGGATATATGGACCCTTCTGATATGCAAAACGTCATTATAAGCATCAAGCAGAAGACTTCTAAACCTTTTGCTGTCAATGTTTTCGTCCCTGGAGAAACAAATTCTAATTCTTCTCACATCGACACTTCAAACGAGTTGTTATCGCCCTACTTAAAGGAACTGGGGCTTGAAGAAGGTACAGGCGAAATCAAGCATGTGTTTGAACAGCAGCTAGAAAAAATTATAGAAGAAGGCATCCAAATTTGCAGTTTCACTTTTGGACTTCCTCCAAAAGAATGGATCAACAAATTAAAAGCAAACAATGTTTTATTAATTGGAACGGCCACTACAGTCGAGGAAGCTGTACTTAACGAGCAAGCCGGTATGGATGCAGTAGTTGCTCAAGGTTATGAAGCAGGCGGTCATCGTGGAACATTCAATGGCTCCTTTCAAAAATCTATGATAGGAACCATGTCACTTGTCCCCCAAGTGGTCGATAAGGTTTCAATTCCTGTTATCGCAGCTGGTAGCATCATGGATGCGCGCGGGCTTATGGCTTCATTGATGTTAGGTGCGCAAGGGGTACAGATGGGGACAGCATTTGTAACAACTAAGGAAAGTAGTGCAAAACACCAGCATAAGCAAGCCATCCTTAACAGTTCAGAAGATGCTACAGTTATGACTTCAGCTTTCAGCGGCAAACCGGCCAGAGGAATTAATAATCAATTTATTCAGGATATGGAACCGTACGAAGATACTCTACCTGACTACCCGATACAAAACAGTTTAACAAAAAAAATAAGAGCAACAGCTGCTCTCCAGAACAAACCGCAGTATATGTCGCTCTGGTCCGGTCAAAGTCCAAGGCTAAGCAGGGATAGCCGGGCACAAGAAATTATTAAAACGATCGTATCTGAGGCAGACTCCATTTTTAGCGCCTACTCACCTCCTACATAAAGAAAAACATCGGATCTCAAGGATTTATACTTCAGAGGTCCGATGTTTACTATGGCCGAGCAACTAAGCTGGTGAATACATACGATACTTTCATGGCCCAAACTCTTTTAGATGAACTTATTGAAAAGGTCGACTATGCTTAAACCAATACTAACAAATAAATTTGGCAAATGGCTTTGAATAGGTAATCCCAACGCTGTATGAGGGGCAGATTGGGCCTTGGCATCTTTTTCATTAGATGAAGCAGGGTCTTCTAGCTGAAAGGCAGCTAATACGTCTCCAGAATGATTGGTGATCTCCAATACTCCTCCAGATTTTATCTCTTCAACTGGCTGTTCATCTTTAGAGTGAGTATAGTAAAGGTTTTTCCGGACAATATACTCTTCTCCATCTACTTTATAGGAAGACCCTTTTGGAATACTGGAAGTTTGAAAGTTTTCAAATCCAAAATTCAGCAGTTTGATGGTATCATTATAGGCCCCTCTATGGGCATTGCTGTTTAAGGTAATGATGATTAAGCTAGTATTATCTTTCTTTGCCGTAGTAGCTAACGTAAAGCCGGACTGGTTGACGTACCCTGTTTTTCCACCGGTAATTACCTTATCATAAGGTCTCTGTCTCATTAATTTATGATGAGTATAAAGAGTTGTATCCCATGCGGCACCATCCCATTTCAGCTTTTTGGTGCCAAAAATCTTTTTAAACACCTCATTTTTCATGGCATATTTTGTGATTTTCGCTAAATCCTCAGCTGTGGTGACATGTTCAAGATTAAATAAGCCATGCGGATTTTCAAAATGGGTATTGCTTACGCCGATTTCTGTTCTTAAATAGTTATTTAACTCCTCAGCAAATTTCTCTACACTGCCACTTACATGTTCAGCAATCGCCACACCGGCGTCATTGCCCGAATTAATTAGCAGGCCTTGAAGAAGTTTCTTTATTGTCACTCGTTCCCCTTCTTCTAAATATACCCGTGTGCCTTCGGTATGTCTGGCATTGCTGCTCACTGTTGCAACCTCATCCAAATCTGCGTTTTCAATCGTATAAATCGCTGTGGCAATCTTAGTTAAACTAGCTGGATACATTTCTTTTGCAGCATTCTTTCTATAAAGCACTTCACCTGATTTCGAATCCATTACGATAGCTGCTTCACTTTTTAGTTCAGGGGGAGATGGAGTATCCGTTTCGCCAAAAACGGTTGGGACGATGAACACTTGTAAGATTATAAGGGCGGTCCCAATAGCCACTATTTTCTTCATGTTATTCTCTCCCCTTTCTGTAAAAATAACTTCACTAAACAGGTATCCCCAATATCATATAAAGCTATAATGATCTCACAAATATTGGGATAAACGTGTACTTGCGAAAAATGCACACCATGTCTTTGGAAGACCATGGTGTGCACAAGTTCATTTGTAAAAATTAAAAGTTTACATGGTTTCTTGGATTTACAGCATTACTCTTCGAAGCATTCCAAGGTCCTTCATGGATTTCAAAATGCAAGTGTGGTCCAGTTGAATTACCAGTAGACCCCATTAATCCTAGAGTAGTTCCCTGACTTACAGATTGCCCTGTACTGACATTACGGTTCTGCATATGGGCATAAACCGTTGTGTAAACTTGACCATTAATATAGTGTGTTAGGAAAACAACATTTCCATAACTTGAAGAATAATAGGAACGTAATACTGTTCCTGAAGCTGCTGCTACTACCGGTCTGCCGTTTCCGCCAATGTCAATTCCAGGGTGACTGCCTCCCCAACGGGCTCCAAACTCTGAAGTAACAGATCCACTGGCAGGTCGAATAAACTTACCACTTGCTGACGGAATGGAAACGGGTGCTGGAGCAGATGAACTGCTTACACTGGCACTCGCGCTGGTACTACCGGAACTGTCAGATTCCGACTCAGCTTCCTCTGCTGCAGCCTGGCGCTGTCTTTCCAGCTCTTTCTGTCTTTCAATTTCAGCTTTGATCTGAGCACGATTTTCTTTTGCATTTTGAATCGCTTGTTGGATCGTAGCTTCCTGATTACTCAAAATAGCTTGTTCTTCCTCAAGTTCCATCTTATGTTTGTGAAGCTGTTCATTTTGGATTTCAAGCTCTTCCATAAGCTCTTTCTTTTCTGCTAACTTAGCATCAAGATCTGCTTTAATAGCTTCTAATTCTTGCTTTTGTTCTTCTAGTTTTTGCTTTTGCTGTTCTAATTCTTTCTTTCTTTCTTCTACTTCAATTTTCTTTTCTTCTAAAAGTTTCTTATCTGCCATATGTTTATCAAGAATGTCTTTATCCTGATCCATAATTGTTGTCACTGCAGATGCACGGTCAATCAAATCCCCGAAGTTTTGAGCACCCATTAAAACTTCCAAGTACTTAACATCCCCGCCGCTTTGCTGCATGGCACGTAAGCGTTTAGTTAGAAGCTGTTCTCTTTTTTCAATCCGTTTTTTGAGGACTTTAATTTCCTCTTCCAGCTTTTTAATTTCTGCTTCGTTTTTCTTGATCGCTTCTTCGTTTTCTTTAATTTCTTTTTCTTTCGTACGAAGCTGTTCCTGAATATCTGTTAATTCTTGATCAAGAGAAGCCATTTGTGATTCAGTTTCTGCTTGTTCTTCTTCATTTTCTTCAATCTTTTCTTTTGTTTCATTTGCTTTCTCAGAAATATTTCCCTGTTTTTCATTTACATTTCCTTGTTCTTCTTCAAGGTCACTTAGCTTGTCCTTTACGTTATCGAGTTCTGAATTTGCCTCTACGCTTCCAGTTGAAGTCAGCAGAGAACCTAATACGAATAAAAAGGCAAGTAAGACTATGTTTAGTTTCTTCATCAAAATTCTTTCCCCTCTCCCCAGTGGTCCTAGACTTTTAAGAATTTACGAACACTCATCACGCTTCCCCAAACGCCAATGAAGGCCCCGATTGCCAGTATGATCCCCGAGAGCTGCAAGGCAAATGGGTAGAAAGGCAGCAGTTCAATAAATTCAAATTTAATGTTATCTCGTAAGTTGTAGTAGAGATAATAGTAGCCTGTTACAACCGCAGCAATTGGAATAATCGATCCAAGGACTCCTAGCAGCAGACCTTCTATGAAAAACGGCCAGCGAATAAAGCCATTTGTAGCTCCTACTAGTTTCATAATTCCAATTTCCTTACGGCGAGCAATAATTGTGATTTTAATTGTATTTGAAATGAGGAAAATGGCGGTAAAGACAAGTCCAATAATTAAGGCAAGTCCTATCGTTCTTGCATATTTGTTGAACTGGAAGATTTGCTGAACGACTTCTTCCCCGTAGTCTACCTGGTAGACGTAATCCATTTTCTCAATTTTTTCAGCTATATCAACGGTATCGATTGGATCTTTTGGTTTAATGATAAAGGCATCATTCAAAGGATTGCTTTGTTTAAACAGTTCAAAAGCTTGTCCCTTTTCACCAAGACTATCAATCAATTGGTTTAGTTCTTCCTCTTTTGAGGAAAAATTAATAGAGCCAACCTCAGATATATCTTCAATTTCTTCTCTCAAGTTATTGATTTGTTCTTCTGAGGCCGTCAAGTCAAGCAGTACTTTCACTTCTACATCTTCTTCCACATTCGATGCAATTTCGTTCAAATTGAG encodes the following:
- a CDS encoding S41 family peptidase, which codes for MNIKTRYAAIIVVLAVLLGAGGTYIGMQYLGADTETPAERLANASQKAENLGGTSAEGDPNLKKVDQAFDIIKNNALKDVDQQQLVEGAIQGMLDTLEDPYSVYMDKKTMEQFNQTIESSFQGIGAEVSMVNDTVTVVAPIKGSPAEEAGLKPNDQILKVDGESLKGLDLYEAVLKIRGEKGSEVTLKVDRPGVSEPLTVDIVRDKIPLETVYTDTKTVEGKKAGIIEITSFSEKTAEDFKKALTKLENDGIEGLVIDVRGNPGGLFTDVQEILKQFIPKDHPIVQVKNSKGEVSKYYSDIESKKDYPITVVMDEGSASASEILAAAMHEAGGYELVGTKTFGKGTVQQTVPMGDGSTIKLTLFKWLTPEGNWIHEKGINPTVKVKQPDYFYTNPVEIEEPLTYNQNGDKIKSIQEMLKGLGYKPGRTDGYFSEETKEAVEKFQSDHQLDVTGKVSSETAGKLEELIVNKVRDEKNDRQMKKALEVLFQ
- a CDS encoding DUF421 domain-containing protein, whose amino-acid sequence is MIFFIKILTLYLVTIAIMRIMGKSTIVQMTPYDLVAIIIIGTLASEPLISTKFIPTIIALGILVLLHVLFSLLTLNQIGNTLFLGQPTLLIKKGEILEDNLEKAHLSVGQLLSILRSKGYPKVNDVEYALLEPIGELSVIPTAANTPVTVEHMNITIQDEGLPIAVIVDGKIQKHNLTLLDLDKDWLNKELEHQDAVPKDIIYAYVNEKTKRLMINKRKSK
- a CDS encoding NAD(P)H-dependent flavin oxidoreductase, translating into MWKQTRLTELLSLELPIIQAGMAGGITTPELIAEVSNTGGLGSLGAGYMDPSDMQNVIISIKQKTSKPFAVNVFVPGETNSNSSHIDTSNELLSPYLKELGLEEGTGEIKHVFEQQLEKIIEEGIQICSFTFGLPPKEWINKLKANNVLLIGTATTVEEAVLNEQAGMDAVVAQGYEAGGHRGTFNGSFQKSMIGTMSLVPQVVDKVSIPVIAAGSIMDARGLMASLMLGAQGVQMGTAFVTTKESSAKHQHKQAILNSSEDATVMTSAFSGKPARGINNQFIQDMEPYEDTLPDYPIQNSLTKKIRATAALQNKPQYMSLWSGQSPRLSRDSRAQEIIKTIVSEADSIFSAYSPPT
- a CDS encoding D-alanyl-D-alanine carboxypeptidase family protein, producing MKKIVAIGTALIILQVFIVPTVFGETDTPSPPELKSEAAIVMDSKSGEVLYRKNAAKEMYPASLTKIATAIYTIENADLDEVATVSSNARHTEGTRVYLEEGERVTIKKLLQGLLINSGNDAGVAIAEHVSGSVEKFAEELNNYLRTEIGVSNTHFENPHGLFNLEHVTTAEDLAKITKYAMKNEVFKKIFGTKKLKWDGAAWDTTLYTHHKLMRQRPYDKVITGGKTGYVNQSGFTLATTAKKDNTSLIIITLNSNAHRGAYNDTIKLLNFGFENFQTSSIPKGSSYKVDGEEYIVRKNLYYTHSKDEQPVEEIKSGGVLEITNHSGDVLAAFQLEDPASSNEKDAKAQSAPHTALGLPIQSHLPNLFVSIGLSIVDLFNKFI
- a CDS encoding murein hydrolase activator EnvC family protein translates to MKKLNIVLLAFLFVLGSLLTSTGSVEANSELDNVKDKLSDLEEEQGNVNEKQGNISEKANETKEKIEENEEEQAETESQMASLDQELTDIQEQLRTKEKEIKENEEAIKKNEAEIKKLEEEIKVLKKRIEKREQLLTKRLRAMQQSGGDVKYLEVLMGAQNFGDLIDRASAVTTIMDQDKDILDKHMADKKLLEEKKIEVEERKKELEQQKQKLEEQKQELEAIKADLDAKLAEKKELMEELEIQNEQLHKHKMELEEEQAILSNQEATIQQAIQNAKENRAQIKAEIERQKELERQRQAAAEEAESESDSSGSTSASASVSSSSAPAPVSIPSASGKFIRPASGSVTSEFGARWGGSHPGIDIGGNGRPVVAAASGTVLRSYYSSSYGNVVFLTHYINGQVYTTVYAHMQNRNVSTGQSVSQGTTLGLMGSTGNSTGPHLHFEIHEGPWNASKSNAVNPRNHVNF
- the ftsX gene encoding permease-like cell division protein FtsX, with product MKFRTLGRHTREGSKSVWRNGWMTVSAIGAVTTTLLLVGVFLALMLNLNEIASNVEEDVEVKVLLDLTASEEQINNLREEIEDISEVGSINFSSKEEELNQLIDSLGEKGQAFELFKQSNPLNDAFIIKPKDPIDTVDIAEKIEKMDYVYQVDYGEEVVQQIFQFNKYARTIGLALIIGLVFTAIFLISNTIKITIIARRKEIGIMKLVGATNGFIRWPFFIEGLLLGVLGSIIPIAAVVTGYYYLYYNLRDNIKFEFIELLPFYPFALQLSGIILAIGAFIGVWGSVMSVRKFLKV